The DNA sequence GCTGATGCTCAATTGCACCTGAAAAGGCTAAAAGAATTGGAGGATGAAGCTGAAGAGCTGAGGAAGTCTAACTTGTCATTGCGGCTAGAAAATTCTGAACTGTCTCTGAGGTTGGAGTCCACTCAGATCCTTGCAAACTCTGTTCTGGAAGATCCTgaggtaatttacttactctattAATCATATTTCATCATTATTACCTTATTACAATTATTCTGGTAATGCATTTTAAATGTTTGTTATGATGTATTTTGTTGCAGACCGATGCATTGAAAGAAGAGAGTGAGAGATTGAGACAAAGAAACAATAAATTGCAGCAGGAAATTGAGCAACTCAAAGCAGATAGGTGTACTGATATTGAGGAGTTAGTTTATCTTCGATGGGTTAATGCTTGTTTAAGATATGAGCTGCGAAATTATCAGCCTGCAGCTGGTAAAACAGTGGCAAAGGACCTCAGCAAAACATTAAGTCCGAAATCTGAGAAGAAAGCCAAGCAGCTAATATTGGACTATGCAAAAACTGAGGGAGTAGGGGAAAAGACTATCAACCTTATTGATTTTGATTCTGACCAATGGTCATCCTCCCAAGCTTCCTTTACAGACTCCAGTGAGTTAGATGAATCTCCTTTTGATAATTCAGCTGCAGCCAAAACCAGCCtttcaaagaagaagaaaattttcaaTAAGCTCAGGAAACTTGTAATGGGGAAAGACAGTAGTCATCATAATAATCATGTTTCATCAACAGATAAAATTGAATCTGCAGAAGAGAGCGATTCAAATGCATTAACAAGAGCTTATGGAGCTGCGGAGAACCATCATAGATATAGAACTCCAACTCTGAATTTATGTAGACATTCTTTGGATTTGCACAAATTAAAAAGTACTCTGAAGAAAGAACAAGGTGTGGACATCGAAAGGGTGCAAAGAAAGAGTGACGGGGGTTCCTCTTATGTGTACAAGAGCTTTGTTTTGGGTGGGGAAGTTGATTTAGATTTTACAGCTAAAGATCGAATTGATAAGCACTCGGATAATTCCACTGATAGATCTGAGTTGGTGAAATATGCAGAAGCTTTGAAGAGGGCTCGTTATGGAACTCACAAGTCACATCGAAGGTCATCATCTTATAGTTCTTTGTGAGTAAGAAGTCTCCATATGTAAAGATTTTTACACTAGTTTATAATTTTGTATATAAAATGGTCAGATTCAATGCCATGtcccatttttctttttcttttttttcttttgtaagaAACATAGGAGAAAGTTTAGAGAACAAGAAAGCTTGTtcgtatagtgattattgtttGAGTTACTGGTGCTGTATAATTGTAGGCACTGACAACAAGGTTCTCTTATAGCTTCTTATACTTTGTAGTTATATAATAATCTCATTACAAAAAATTGagcccttgataaactcaacATTTTATAATCCCGTATTATTAACTTTCTAGTTCTTATCTTGAGTTATCTGTGTAAACAGTCTTGTCTTGCTATCGTTTGTTTGAAACatctttttgttttttggtGGAAGACATGCTCAGTTTCAAAGGCTGCTTGGATATTATATGTTTAAATtttggtctcttttatttttcaacatcAATTCTTTTTTGTTAATTTGATTGTTTTGGAAAAAGGATCCAGAGTAAAaaatcttttataaaacaagaaattttttttagagaaataaataaaatagacatGAACTCATGAAGTTGGATACAATCGAGAAGTTGCATGGTCTCTAGTACACTTTTACCAAACGACGTATTATTCTCCGAACAAAAAAGCCATTTTAAAAACAACGACATGAGATTTTAGAGAATATTTAACGGATAACCAAAGAAAATTCACGTCCTTAAATTAGTGTGTTTTTTCTGTACCACAAATTATTTTAGTACACaattttatatctatttaacatataataaattctttaacaaactctaaattaaattaatacatGTAAAATAGGTATAGATGATGTGTCTTGAAACAATTAGTGGGGACAAGAAGGACACACCAATTTAGagatagtttattttttttgttacttaTGGAATGGTTTTTGCAACATTTGAccaatttaaactaattttataaGTATCATTATTCAAAAGATATTGAGCAATGATCATGTGCcattctttaaaataaaattactttatCACCTATTAATTTTTTGAGATAATGTATGTaactataaaatttaattaaaaagtagaATGTGGGAGTTGCCCATATTAGAGTAATGTTTGTGGAAAAATGTATTTAATCTTACGtagttaaaagaaaaataaaaaaaataattttttaagatgATTTGTGTAATTTGGTAGGAGATGCTCTTGGGTGTCAATAAAACGACATAGCGTTTGGTTATATGAGAATTGAGAATCTACCAGGACAATGGGCCTGTGGCTATCCAATGCAATTAAAGCCCAACCAACAAACAGTTAACTTTCccgctctttatttttttttatttctcagGCAAAGTACCGAATTAAGACGCCGACGTTAAAAACCCAGATTTAATTTGTCGGTATATATACCCTTCGCCTACCTCTCATAAAGGCAAAATTTTATAACGAACCAACATAACATTTCCTCTGAATTTCTCTCtttcaatctctctctctctctctaaacatAACATTCTTTTGAAATCGCAAAAATGGTGGCAGAAGTGGGCGCTCCGTCTAGAACACGACGACCACCGGAAACAACAGTTTTTCCCGTTTCAGAGGCTAATCTTCACAAGAAGTCGTTGTATGTGGGTGACCTGGACCCAACTGCCGAAGAAACTGACCTTATCGAAACGTTTCGTTTCATGGGTCCCCTGGCCTCCGTTCGCCTCTGCCGAGACTTTTTCACCGGGAAATCTCTTTGTTATGCCTACGTCAACTTCTTTTCCCACTCCCATGGTATACACTTttgtcttttgttttttttatttcgtTACTTCCTTTTGTATTAGGTTCTTTCTTGATTTTTGTCTTTCGCAATTTTCTTGGTTTCTTTGGTTCATTTCACGAAAAAATGATTCAAATTCGAgctttcttttggaaagttgttcTGTGAATGAATTTTTCTTGGCTTCTTTAATTTTTAGTGTTTGCTTAAACTGATCATTTGGGTAATTTGTTCAAATTTACTAtatcatgtttatttttcttcttctctgttTTGATGTGTCCTTTTTCTTTCTGGTATTACCTATCTTGCTATGTCAACATTCTTTAAGATACATTTCATATCCCACCAAATTGTTTTTGTTCTTCCTTGGTGGTTTGTTTAAGTAATCATTTATAAGTTTCTGTCTATATAACTTTTCTTTATTCGCTTTCTTTGATTTCTCAGCTTCTAAAGCTCTAGATTGTCTGAATCATACTGAACTAAAGGGTAAGCCCATGAGAATAATGTGGTCTCAAAGAAATCCTCTTCCTAGAAAAACTGGTATTGGCAATATCTTTGTGAAGAATCTCGACCGTTCGATTACGAGTGCAGATTTGGAGGAGATGTTTTGCAAATATGGGAATATACAGTCTTGCAAGGTTGCCGAAGCAAATGGCATAAGTAAGGGTTTTGGGTTTGTCCAGTTCGACTCGGAGGACTCTGCAAAAGCTGCTGTTGGTGATCTCCATAGTACAAAGATCGAGGGGAAAAAGTTGTGAGCCCCCttctttgtttttctttattattattattatgctaaATTACTTCAGCTCATCATCATGTTCTGTTTTCTTTGCTATGTACTTTAGATATGTGACAAAATTTGTCAAGAAAAGTGAGAGGACAGCAACCAATGAAGAAGAAACATCATTTACAAATCTGTTTGTGAAAAATATTGATAAAGATATCAGTGTGGATTTTCTTCGAGCCAAGTTCTCACAATTTGGAAAGGTTTCTAATGTAGTCATACTTAAGGATTACGAGGGTAACTCGAGGGGTATGGGTTTTGTAAAATTTGAGTCCCCTGAAGACGCTATGATTGCTGTTGAGAGGTTGAACGGTTCACTGTTAGGTAAAACACGGTGACTTTGTTCATATCATTTTGTAAAGCCATATCAGTATATTTTGTCTGACTTGAAACAATGGATCAGGATCAAGGCACATGTACGTGGAAAGGGCTCGTAAGAAACCTACTATGGCGGGAAACAAAATGCTCAACTCCCAGTTGGAAAAGGCTTCAAATTTGCATGTTACGAACCTAGACATACTTGTTGACGATAACAAACTAAGAAAACATTTCAGTTGTTGCGGAAATATAACATCAGTTCGAGTGATGCGAGATGAGAATGGCGTCAGCAAAGGATTTGGCTTTGTTCGTTTCTCTACTCACGAAGAAGCCAAGAATGCTCTCAAAACACTTGATGGTATACACCAAATAAATCTCATTCCTATCTCCTTACCTCTTTTCTAACTATCTTGTCTAATGCCAGTTTATTTGTACCCAGGAACTGTTTTAGAACAAAAATCTTTGCGTGTGACCTTCGCTTGGCAGAAAGATTATCACCGCAAGGAGTCGCAACTCCACTACCCTCAACAATCTTTGGATATTCCAAACTGGGATAATGCTTCTTGTTCAATCCCTTTTGTCCCATACAACTTCAATCCTTCCCCGTCTTTACATTCTCCACTCCCATACCAGCCATATGAGTATCTCAACATTGGCAATGATGTTGGCCATGTACAGTATCCCTATCTGTTACAGAACTACCTGCAACAATTCTCCACATGTGTAAGGACTTGCTTTATTTAGGAaccttatatttattaaaaaaccaTTGATTATTTCTGTAGTTGTCAGCAGGCTATATGCTTAAAAAACAATTTTGTAATGACAGGTTCCAACAAGGCAAATGCAGCAGCCGCGCCACCAGAATTTCCGACCCAGtgtatgttgatttttcttTCCTTTCCAAGTAAAGTAAAAGGGATATAAGAGCTAGCACAGATATGATTGCTTCACAActcaattgttttttttttttttttttttcattagtgTTCAAATTGAGTTGATTGTTTGCTCACATTCAATATTCCATTTTTATTGTAGCAGTCTTGTGTTCTCACCGACATCTGAGCTATGGGAGTCAAGGGGATAAGAAAGGTAGCCGAACATACATGGATGCAAGAACGTTAAGGATCATATAGTATAGAATCTTCATGGATCTTTTACATCTCATTGTATAGGAATATTAAGTACTCATGTTTTCTGAAATTGATTTTAAAACATTTCTTTGTTTTTGTAACTAGTTCTTTGAACATCTCATGTTTGATTGCCAATAAATCTCTTCTTTCTTTCTGTtgaacattttttttcttaaagtgCTCTCATTCTCGTTTCCCATTCACAAGCAATAAGCAACCATTCATACCAGTTTCATCATagcataacaaaaataaaattaaaggaCATAGATACTTTCAACCACTAGATCTTCTCAATAAATTCGTCTGTCACACATAACATAATAGTATTATTAAGACAGTTGGCTAAGTACTATCAATTCTTCTTTTATATAGATTTCAGTAGAAACGAGTTAGACATCCTCATCAGATGATGGATAGGCCTTGGTTTATCATCTCGTCAGCAATAACTTTGTTGGCAGCTTCAGATGTATGGGCACTGTCGAAAAATACGTACTGAGTAGCATTTGAACATGTTCCTAATGAGTGAGAATTGCACAAAGCTGTGGTTAGTTCTACAGTCCCTGTTCCACAGCAGCCTCTTCCTGCTTCCGCAAAGCCTATAACAAGAAATTCAAAACATACATTAAATTTAACTATATTACTAAATCATAATTGTATGCAGTGTGgggaaaaagaagaaagaaaagagagggtATGAATTTATTACCGTACATAGAAGGGGAATTAACAAGATCATAAACAGGCTTGTAAATGTCAAAGATAACAAGTCTAAGATCAGGGCATTTCTTTTTGAGACTGGTAGCAGCATTGTTCAACATCTTATTAAATCCTTGGGCGTCTGTGTTCAGCTGAGACACACACCCACTTTCATGAGTTCCAGCTAAGGTCCTTTCTAATGGAATACAACCCAATGGAGGGAGTGATGTCACTCCAATCTTTCTTGCCCCCAAGTCGTACAAGTTCTGTTTTTGTAGTAAGATAGAAACTattattgtaaaattttaagagttCAAATATGGTCAAAACTATATGATCATAAAAAGTGCAGTTTTAATGTATCAGTCAACGAAATTATACATTACCTCAgtaaaatttttcattaaactaatgAGCATGGAACTGTACTGCTCAACAGTGTAGGTTTTTCTGAGGTAAGAATTAGTGTAGTAGTTCTGTATAAAGTCGGTAGTGCCAGTGGTCAGTACATAAAGAGCGTCCTTCATAATGGATTTAGCTTTACTCTGGCCAGCTACTTCAGCCAGCTTTGATTGGTATTCCTTGTAATACTTCAATTGCTGGGACAAAGGGATTGCGTGCTGTAGAAAAGGGTTTCGGTATTGACCAATTAAGTTAGATAAACAGAACTAGTTAGTTAATGCATAAAAATATAGCATAAGAAGTGTTACATTTTGAGTTGCAGTTTTGTCATAGTAACCAGAACCAGCTGAAGCAAAGTTGGCTCCAATAAGAAGTGTTTTCCCTGATGCTTCTGGGCTAAGATATGCAGGTGCGTAAGACTTGAAACCTAAAGTCCCAGCTGCACAATATCCAATTTAAGTCTGCTCAtgaatataacaaaaaaaacacaagcatgcatgcatgcatacaAGCCTACAACATAATCTAGTATttgttgttgttgggttttaagTAATTAATACTTACCAACGAAGTCAGTGGCTAATTTGCCATTGCAAAATCTTCCGGTAGGTTGGTGATTAACGAAGTCCCTTCCATAAGGAGGTTTGTCAGCCCTGAAAAGAGTGGAGAGATAGTTGTTGTTGCCCACATCGACTATGGAGTCACCAAAAGTAATGATCGCTGGAACAATAGTGTCCTGTGCATTcccaatatataaaaataataatccaCATACACACATTACCAAATTCAAAACCATGTTagctccttcttcttctttttgtaACACTCCCTATATGATTAAGACACTATTGTTATGCAAGTTTCGTAAAAGTGAATTTTTCACAATACATGCAGTAACAGCTAATACTGATTGTTAAATATAAGTTACAATTCTGTTAAACTGgtccatatatatatgtatattattcaAGTAAAAAGTGAACTTAGAGAAGCGGCTAATTAAGGAGGGTCGGCGGGAGTTGTGTTTGATCATTAAATGACTCTTTTAATGGCTTTCTCTAGCTACCACTAGCTAAAAAAGTGTAACTAACTCTCAAACAAATTGTATATGATGTTGTGTTCATTTTTTCGTGCCTGAGTGACCACTttcctctctttttttttttatttattttttttatatttttcctcATTCATTCATTACTATTTTGCCTAACGATaagaatttataaataattcacAATGAATAAAGATTCCGACACACCCAAATTACATACTTAATACACAACCACATAATTAAGTGATAGAGTTCTtatctaaaaatataaataattaataataatagacaTTATTGTTTGAAATAAGTGTGTGCAAATGTGCAATTTAATATGCATTTAGCATTACACATTAACAATTCGGCCACAATTAGccagtaattatatatattaactcTCATAAAggtatttagaattgaaaagtgtaattaaagcatatcaattattattaattatcccGTATTAAGTTAACTTTTTAAACATacctaaatatttaattaaggtaaatagtgagataaatatacttaaaatttgAGTGTAAGtcatataaatttaatatttttttttagtattatactTACTCAATGTTAATATTTTAAACATGACACATTTAAAATccatattttaaagtattaggtCTTAACGGAAAAATGTAATATGagttacatttatatatattttttaataaatttaaaatggaatatgtATTGATGAAActaaatacaaaaattataattttacaaaacattaaatactattaaaaaattattaaatttatgtgCAAATACAAAACTTTTGATATTATATGTTGCAATTATTTCTATTAAGAGCACTCTCAATAGAGTTAAAATAGCTCAATCTTTAAATTAcagagaaaaaattataaaattgagcTTCCAAGAAGTGAGGTAAACCTTAGCTATTTTCATATTTGTTAGCTCAATGAATAGTACTTAGCTAAATGTAGAGATAACTTCATTGAGCTAAACATATTTtaacattattttcttttaacttTATTATATGTGTGTAAtatcaaataaattattaatataaaatgaaTAATATATAGTAGAGTTTTggtaatatattttaaagaatagagTAAAGAAACTGTTAGGAGttctctaataataatatatttgacTTAATCTCTAACTGGAAAATCTTTCTACACGTACATGAAAAATGTTTATGCATGCAacaaatattgttttttttttttttgtttaatgcAGCAAATATTGTAAGTTTAACCATTTTAATCATTTGCGTTTAACTTAATGAAGAAACTAACAAAATGTTCAACTCAACAAATCTTAAAGTAGTGGAGCTTTAAATAATCGTCCGGTTATagataattttgatttttgtttctctATTTTCAAGTAGGCTAACTATAAaggattattattaattttgaaatacaagAATGATGTGCGACTAGAGATATACAGTACtaagtaaatctaatttttACTTGTCAACGGTGTatcacattatttatttaatttaaaaagatcgAAGATTCATTTGATCAAAAAAAATCAATGTTACAAGACATAATTGACGTTAAATATGATTGGGATTGGGTGCTTTTATACGATGTATTCCAAAAATAAGTACATTGATGCACTTATATtcctatttttaatatttaaataatttaatttttatttatttaataaattatataattagttttgaaaaatttaaaatattttacaatataataaataaaatttaaataaaaaatttatttcacccgcgtataaaataaaatagatatttCACATACGTGTAAAACAAAATAGACACTTCACACACGTATAAAACAAAACAAGCACACGCGCAATATAGACTGTATAAATCTTATTTTCGAtacattaaattattttgaatttttaaaaaatttgtaaaatgatttaaataaatatgttgtACATcctcatataaaaaaaaaatattaaaacaatcATTACTTAAACAGTTACTAATTTGTTCAAGaacataattttttctaaaaaaaattattttatgaaaaaataaaaaaaatatgaaagaagaatataacataaataattgCATAATTAGTTATTCCTTTGGTTACTGTTTTTCgcatattttttagaaaatttctcataatatatattaaatatatttcttttataagAAGTATAAAAAGTGTTATTAGTAAACtttgcaaaaaaaataaaataaaaataaattaataaaaaagaaaatttcccTAATAAGAaaagccattttttttttaaatagccaAACCAATCAATTCTATTCTAATAAAAATGTCCAATAAAAAAAGGGTaagacttaaaaaaaataattttacctaatatgggattttaaaagatttttaattaaatatgatctATTTAACTTTGttcatttttttatagtttttttttagctttttttttttttaaaaaaaaagagtttttttATGGACTTACGATTTGCCATACTATTGTAATTGTGTTTGTAAAttccatttaattttttgaagcATTTTTTCGTACTTGAAGCATAAAATCAAATCTATCGAATaccaaaaactattttttgatcATAGAAaaccgatttttttttcttcataaaaactgattttaattatatagaaataaaatttatctataaatttttaaaaaatttaatttattatctaaGAAGATTCATCGCATATTTTTCTGACCACTAGGTAGGAGTTACGTGCCGaggcacgtaaatattagttttaggtaaagtttaagtttttttatttattttttttatttagattgTATGTGAAGGTATGATCATACGAATGATTCGTTTTATTAAAGTAATATTTGTGGTATTATAATTGGTTATTCAAATAAATTTGGGTATATATAAGTCATAACTAAATAATACTTAATATTTACTTATAGAAAATTTGGAGGAACAAGTCATAAGTTTTACAGATTTTAAAGCAAATATTATGTAACATAAATTAAAGTGAATGTGCGAtcttaaaatagaagaaaaaaaaaagtcttaatATATGGAATATTAttagaaaaactaaaaagagtatagtgaaaCTTCTACCTAATCTTCCATTGGTTCAGCTGCTTGAATGATGAATTTATTGTACTTTATACTCATTGTTATAAACAATTCTGAAACtcagaagaaaaaaattgatcACCTAATCTCCATACTCTTACTACTAAAACAGATGATCAATACAGTTAATTAGCTGAATTAGAGAGTAAGCTATTGCTTCTTTCCTCTAAGTACTAATTACAtgaaaattaatcaattttaaatgATAGAATAACAAACAGCATGCAGCACACTAATTTTTTCACACAACCAACAAAGGCCTTTACCGATCATGAAAAGAAgagtaaaataaactaattgtttCTAATGAGGCAGCAACAATGTTTGAATAAGACATGGCCCATAAAACTCAGCAGATAAAACAATTTCCCATTACAAATCTTATTACATTCAGATATCAGAATATTTATTCTAAAAAAGGACTCCGCTTCCAAGGTGTTAGTTACAAGAATGATACTTAATGTGGTAAACTTACACATTAATAGCATCTTGCTTCTCTGCATCCATGTATGCATTACTGTAATAACGTTGAAGAGTTCTGAAGAATTCCTGAGACTGAGTTGCCGCTTTCCATTGCCCCCTTCTCTGAGAAAATATCTGTTCGACATCACAGTTCAGAAAAATGTAAGCAAATTGAGCACAAGGGCTAATAAGGTACCATATCAGATACTACAGAAAACAAAACATACAAGTAAaagcaaaataaatgaaaacatTCCTGCTGAGCCACAATATTGGTGTGCCAAGGTGTCCCCCATTCTCTCATAAAAACTCATCAGGTCCTCAGCCAAAGGATCATTAAGGTGGAACATTATATTGTTGTTTGAAACAATACGTAATACTAAATGAAAAGATAAAACATACGTAATACTAAATGTTCTGCTGCCAGATCTAGGTATTTAATATCAAATAGAATATAGATTATCTGAGAGAAAGATAACAGAGAAAAATATCACCAATCAGACTAAttggaaagagaaaaaaaatcatgAATTAGTTTACATGCTGGTTAAACAAGAACAGTGAGAATGAATGCCACATGACGAACTAAAGATTTACAACATGTGCTTGTTTTGCTCGTATCATCAACATCTCTGTTGCTCGTAAATATTTCTAGTCAAATCATACCACATAAAAGttatttaataagtaaaataCTGCCACACTCCAGCTATAGTAACTTACCTAATCTAAAAGCCCCTCATATGTTAATTGAGAGTACATAGGAGTTACCATGTCCACCTGCAGCAAATGAATAGCCAATTGAAGCAACACTACCAATCATTGTCACACATTGATATAATAAGCAACCATTGCAGTAGCATCTCTCTAAACTAAAACTTCTTTAGTGATGAATAGGGTACAATAATCaagaattatttatttcatgCAACATTCTGTTCTCACTCCTTACCAAAGCTGAAACAAAATCAAATCTAGTACTTAGACAAACAAAGAAAAGTAAACAGAAAATATCATGCTTAAATGCAGTTACTTCAAATAATACAAGATAGCAACAACCATTTCTTTTTTGtgaaaagaaattttttaatagttATTTGGTGTTCTAGATAGATCACACAGCAGCCGAAATGCCAGATCAGTTTcttattttttccaatttcaTTATCAGTACTTCTAGTTTTCCATAATCAACTAAAATCAATCAGAATACTACGATCTGTCCACAAAAGCAAATCTCCCAAACACAAAACCTGTCAATAGAAAAtcgaaaaataagaaaagaaatccATACCCGTCTTAAGAATCAAAGCAAAATATGAGTTCCTCCTCTTCTCGAAGGCTTTGAGACTAAGATAACCAACGAGAATGAGCAGAAATCCACTGCCCACACCTCCACCTAAAGAAATATAATGGTGAACCTTGGAGGATTATCGCAGAGATTTGGGGAAGAAATCTTCGATAGTGTTGCGACAAACAGAGAAAAGAGTAATGTAGTACacagtaataaaatagaaaataataatttgaaatgtTCGTATAGACAAACAAGGATAAATACCAAGCTTTGGTCTTCAAATAAGAGCTTTGCTAAAGAAGAAGGATGGCCAAGTGTAGAACATTAGGAGGTTAAGCCTGGAGGAATGTTAGTCTAGTATTTAATAGTCTCCAGTTGCAGATATTCATTATCTAAAGAGCCTCACAATTGGGAAACTGAGTTAAATGACTAACCGATGATATCTGCGAGAAAGGAACAAAACCTCTTAAGCCTTCGACCACAGCCACAACTCCACCTTTGTTTGCTCCAACAACCTGAGTACATTATTTTCAACAACATTTCTGAATTAAAAAACAGTACAATAAAACAATCTTATGATCACTTCTTTAGCATTGTTTACATTATCAACTCTTTATAACACCAAGAATGACATTGTTGATACCTATAATAAACTAACCAACTTGCCTGAAATTATAGCACTTACTTACCTTACCCTTAACAACAACATCCTCTGCTTGGAGCTGTCTACACCTTTCCCATGCGAGATCATACTACATAGCCTTCAAGCTCAAGATTATGCTATCATCTACTTCATTCTCACCAATAATTACAAAATCCATTTTCAAACCAGAAACTATCCCTGCTTCTTCTACATGCTTTAGCCTGTGGATTGAAGCTTCTTGAAGAGGTAAGTGTGTTGAAGATTTTGCAGTAATATTAACCAATGCTCCACCATTATCAGTACAGAAAACAGTTCCCCTCACCTAAATCATAAATCATTTTTACGTATGGAAATAATTGCAAATTTGCTCCTTCAGTTGCAATTTTTGTTCGTTTTATACAATCAGTTTCATGATGTAAAACTAGTCAAGagcaaaaaataattagataGATAATACTCTTAACACTTGTCCATAATTTAAGTCTTAAGTTGGCTTAAATTAGTTAAATAGTTCCTAACACTAAAATTATAAGCATAGCTTGGTGGCCACATTCAGTTGGGTATTCAAGCTCATACCCATTTTGTCCATAATtcaggttgaattaaataaaatat is a window from the Cannabis sativa cultivar Pink pepper isolate KNU-18-1 chromosome 1, ASM2916894v1, whole genome shotgun sequence genome containing:
- the LOC115707569 gene encoding polyadenylate-binding protein 6 isoform X5, which gives rise to MVAEVGAPSRTRRPPETTVFPVSEANLHKKSLYVGDLDPTAEETDLIETFRFMGPLASVRLCRDFFTGKSLCYAYVNFFSHSHASKALDCLNHTELKDLEEMFCKYGNIQSCKVAEANGISKGFGFVQFDSEDSAKAAVGDLHSTKIEGKKLYVTKFVKKSERTATNEEETSFTNLFVKNIDKDISVDFLRAKFSQFGKVSNVVILKDYEGNSRGMGFVKFESPEDAMIAVERLNGSLLGSRHMYVERARKKPTMAGNKMLNSQLEKASNLHVTNLDILVDDNKLRKHFSCCGNITSVRVMRDENGVSKGFGFVRFSTHEEAKNALKTLDGTVLEQKSLRVTFAWQKDYHRKESQLHYPQQSLDIPNWDNASCSIPFVPYNFNPSPSLHSPLPYQPYEYLNIGNDVGHVQYPYLLQNYLQQFSTCVPTRQMQQPRHQNFRPSQSCVLTDI
- the LOC115707569 gene encoding polyadenylate-binding protein 6 isoform X1, which gives rise to MVAEVGAPSRTRRPPETTVFPVSEANLHKKSLYVGDLDPTAEETDLIETFRFMGPLASVRLCRDFFTGKSLCYAYVNFFSHSHASKALDCLNHTELKGKPMRIMWSQRNPLPRKTGIGNIFVKNLDRSITSADLEEMFCKYGNIQSCKVAEANGISKGFGFVQFDSEDSAKAAVGDLHSTKIEGKKLYVTKFVKKSERTATNEEETSFTNLFVKNIDKDISVDFLRAKFSQFGKVSNVVILKDYEGNSRGMGFVKFESPEDAMIAVERLNGSLLGSRHMYVERARKKPTMAGNKMLNSQLEKASNLHVTNLDILVDDNKLRKHFSCCGNITSVRVMRDENGVSKGFGFVRFSTHEEAKNALKTLDGTVLEQKSLRVTFAWQKDYHRKESQLHYPQQSLDIPNWDNASCSIPFVPYNFNPSPSLHSPLPYQPYEYLNIGNDVGHVQYPYLLQNYLQQFSTCVPTRQMQQPRHQNFRPSQSCVLTDI
- the LOC115707569 gene encoding polyadenylate-binding protein 6 isoform X7, with the protein product MVAEVGAPSRTRRPPETTVFPVSEANLHKKSLYVGDLDPTAEETDLIETFRFMGPLASVRLCRDFFTGKSLCYAYVNFFSHSHASKALDCLNHTELKDLEEMFCKYGNIQSCKVAEANGISKGFGFVQFDSEDSAKAAVGDLHSTKIEGKKYVTKFVKKSERTATNEEETSFTNLFVKNIDKDISVDFLRAKFSQFGKVSNVVILKDYEGNSRGMGFVKFESPEDAMIAVERLNGSLLGSRHMYVERARKKPTMAGNKMLNSQLEKASNLHVTNLDILVDDNKLRKHFSCCGNITSVRVMRDENGVSKGFGFVRFSTHEEAKNALKTLDGTVLEQKSLRVTFAWQKDYHRKESQLHYPQQSLDIPNWDNASCSIPFVPYNFNPSPSLHSPLPYQPYEYLNIGNDVGHVQYPYLLQNYLQQFSTCVPTRQMQQPRHQNFRPSQSCVLTDI
- the LOC115707569 gene encoding polyadenylate-binding protein 6 isoform X3 — its product is MVAEVGAPSRTRRPPETTVFPVSEANLHKKSLYVGDLDPTAEETDLIETFRFMGPLASVRLCRDFFTGKSLCYAYVNFFSHSHASKALDCLNHTELKGKPMRIMWSQRNPLPRKTGIGNIFVKNLDRSITSADLEEMFCKYGNIQSCKVAEANGISKGFGFVQFDSEDSAKAAVGDLHSTKIEGKKYVTKFVKKSERTATNEEETSFTNLFVKNIDKDISVDFLRAKFSQFGKVSNVVILKDYEGNSRGMGFVKFESPEDAMIAVERLNGSLLGSRHMYVERARKKPTMAGNKMLNSQLEKASNLHVTNLDILVDDNKLRKHFSCCGNITSVRVMRDENGVSKGFGFVRFSTHEEAKNALKTLDGTVLEQKSLRVTFAWQKDYHRKESQLHYPQQSLDIPNWDNASCSIPFVPYNFNPSPSLHSPLPYQPYEYLNIGNDVGHVQYPYLLQNYLQQFSTCVPTRQMQQPRHQNFRPSQSCVLTDI